From Niallia sp. Man26:
AATATTAAAGCTCCCGTCTCTTATTTATATAAGAGACGGGAGCTTTTTATTTGGAGGGAAAGAAATGGACATTAAAGGTGAATTTGCTGAAATTCTTTTTGAGGCTTTAGGTGGAGAAATTAATAAAGGCAAGCTAATTTTTATGATGGAAAACCCGAAGTTTGCAAATTTAGGAGACTTGGCTTTTCCTTGTTTTGAATTGGCAAAAGTATTCCGAAAATCGCCCCAAAGTATAGCTCAGGAATTAGTTCCAAAAATGAAGGCATCAAAGTTTGAAAAAGTGGAAGCTGTTGGCGGCTACTTAAATGTGTTTTTGAATAAAAACAAAGTGTCACAGGCCGTCTTGGAACAGGTGCTTAACAAAAAAGCGCAATACGGGGATTTAAGTATTGGCACAAACAAGGTAATGACAATTGATTTTTCTTCTCCCAATATTGCGAAGCCTTTTTCAATGGGACATTTACGTTCAACAGTAATTGGGAATGCTTTAGCATTAATTTCTGAAAAATGTGGATACCGCACAATTAGAATTAACCATTTAGGCGACTGGGGAACGCAATTTGGAAAATTAATACTTGCATATAAACTATGGGGCAATGAGGAAGAGGTAAAGCAGCAGCCCATAAGAGAGCTGTTGAAGTTGTATGTGAAATTTCATGAAGAAGCGCTTCAATCCCCTGACTTAGAGAGTGATGCTCGGCATTGGTTTAAAAAATTAGAACAGGCTGATCCAGAAGCAGTGGCTTTGTGGGAATGGTTTCGGGCTGAATCCTTACAGGAATTCACAAAAATTTATGAATTAATGGGTATTCACTTTGATACCTTTGACGGGGAGGCGTTTTTTAATGACAAGATGGATAAGGTTATCCGAAAACTTGAAGAACTGAATCTGCTTCAAGAATCAGACGGAGCACAATTAGTTCCTCTTGAAGGCATGCCTCCATCCTTAATTAAAAAAAGGGACGGAGCAACACTGTATGCAACCCGTGATTTAGCAGCAGCGATTTACCGGCAGGAAACATATCACTTTGATCAAGCACTGTATGTTGTCGGCAATGAACAAACATTGCATTTTAAGCAATTATTTGCTCTGTTAGATAAGATGGGAAACAAATGGCAGCAAGGAATGAAGCATGTCTCTTTTGGCATGATGCTTAAAGAGGGCAAAAAAATGTCAACGCGAAAAGGGAAGGTAGTTCTATTAGAAGAAGTGCTAAAATGTGCCATCTCCCTTGCATTGGAAGATATTAAACGGAAAAATCCTAATCTTAGCAACAAAGAGGAAATCGCTAAACAAGTTGGTACAGGTGCAGTTATCTTTCATGATTTAAAGAACTTCCGCCAAAACGACATTGAGTTTTCTCTCGAAGATATGTTGAAGTTTGAAGGAGAAACTGGGCCGTACGTACAATACAGCCATGCCCGGGCTGCTTCGTTGCTGAAAAAGGGTAATTTTAAAGCAGAGGCAGCAGCTTTAGGGACTCAAGAGGAAGAAGCATGGTCCATTATTATGACGTTAAATGCTTTTCCGGAAACAGTCAAAAAATCACTGGAAGATTATGATCCGTCTCAAATTGCTAAATATGTTGTGGAACTAGCGAGAGCTTTTAATAAGTATTACGGAACTGTACGCATTTTAGATGATGAAAACCTTAAGCAACAAAGATTAACACTTGTATATGCAGTGAGAATGGTTTTGAAAGAAGGGCTCCGGCTGTTAGGGTTAAAAGCACCAGAGGAAATGTAAGTGTATATTGGAGTACTTAAGGCAGGAGGCAGTGCAGCTTTCCTGCCTTTTATTTCGTTTTTTTCCTAATTTAAGGACCATACTAATTATCATTAAGGAGGTAAAAAACATGAGATTATCCTATATCATTGATCTAATAATTGCGATGATGGGTTCTATGTCTAATCAGAGAACTCTCGATACTAGAAGAGTTGATTCTCACATAGAGAAATTAAATCAACTGGTTTGGTTTCAACAACTATTTGCAGAGGAAAAATATCGGAAATTATTTATAACAAATTATAAGATACGCCAATATTTGGACAGTCCATTTCGCGTGAAAAGACTGGAGAACAGCACAAAAACGCAAGAAAGGTTTTTGAAACTGCTGAATAAGCAATTAGCAAAGGGAAGGAAACGTAGTATATAAAGAGATAAATTATACCCTATCAAAAAAAGGAAAATGATAGGGATATATGCTGCTAGACAGTTTCTTTATATGAATTAAATTTTATGTTCTTTTACTATTTTCAAAAAAATGGATGTGTCTATGGGGAAATGCGGTTTCTGCAAAGGGGGAGCGTTAATATACTGTAATTGTAAATAAGAATTCATTGGTGATAGGAAAGAACGCCGTGAAAATCAGTTTGATATAAGAAGGCTGCATCTACATTTTAAAAGGATTTTTGTTAACTACAAAAAAATGGACAAGCCAATTTTACTAGTTTATAGCCTTCCACCATTTTTTATATAAAAGGAGAAGATATTATGGCTAAAATTAAAAAACCTGTATTCCCTGAACCTGAAGAGCCAGAAGTGCCAGAAGAAGAGGAAGAAACTGCAGAAGAAATGATGGTACTCGCTGCATATATTCCGATTGCAAAAATGGGCCGCTTTGCAGGTATTGCTATTGGCACACCTGTAACTGTTTATACAGACAATGCTTACTATGCTTCCATCTATGGTTATTTCCAAGGACTTGTGAAAGACAAAAAAGATATCCTTGCGTTAATCTTGTCTAACGGAGTTCTATTCCGCATTCCTGTTAAAGAAGCTAAATTTGTAGCTCCAGGTGCTTCATATCCAAAAGAGTAACATTTAAGAAAAATTAAGTGATTTGAATAAATGATGTTAAGAACTTTCCTTCCTAATGTTTTCTTCTTTACACCCTCAAATCTTATGAAATTCCTCTATTAAAAAGGTGCATTTCATGGAAATGCACCTTTTTCTATCTTCTATTAAGGTTGCCAAGAGAATGTGACAGCACTTTTGGGAGGAAGACTGTAAGTAAAGTAAGTGCCGTTAGTCTCGATTTGAAAGCTTTTCTCCTTATCCATAGGATTCAGTGCTAGGAGGATAATAGATTTGTCTGGATTTTGGTAAGCAACCGTTTCAATAGTGCCTGGAAAATTGGATGAATAAATTCTTACTGCATGAGGCTGGACAAATTTGCTGGCATGTCCAAGGGCATAGTATTCTGCATTTTTCGTTGTAGTCCCTGTTTTTTTGTCTATTGTTAACAACCCTGTACATATACTGCAGCCTCCGTTTACAGGACCGTTATTTTCATCTAGTGCGATATTCCACATTAGCACAGCTTTTGCCCAATTGCGCGGGCCGCCAATCATAAGATTGCTCATCTGCCAGCTGAAATTATCAGCAAAGCTTTCACTCCATTTACCTGAACTGCATTCAGTAAGATAAATATGTTTAGAAGGAAAATTTTCATGAATTTGTGCCATAGCAGCAGGAGTTCCTTCGTAGCAGTGGAAAGCAGTTCCATCGATATACTCTGCAGCTGTACTGTCTTCAAATAATGCACTTGTGTATTGGACAGCACTGTCCCAATTATGATCAAACCCTATGATTTTTGTCTCCAAGTTATTTGCCTGAAAAGCTGGACCTAAATACTGTCCAATGAATTTAGCCTGCTCCTCGGCACCCATACTCATAGAAGGGTAGTTAGCTGAAGTGAATTCTGGCTCATTTTGAATGGTAACGGCAGAAATATCTATTCCGTTGCTTTTATATGCTTTAACATAACGAACAAAGTAATCAGCATAAGCTTTATACACTTTGTCATTCGTATAATCTAAATACCAGCCATTCAACGTTTTTTCACCGAATTTCATCCAGGCAGGTGCACTCCAAGGCGTACCCAAGACTTGAATATCTTTATTTAATGTGAGAATATCTTGCAGACTCCCTACAACATCCTTGTCTTTTTTGATAGAAAAATAGTTCATATCATAATCTGGTTCACCGTTTGTGTCATTATACGTATAACTGCTTGGATTTCCATTGACATCGACAGAAAAATCGGAAGAGCCAATAGTATGCCTGACTATTGATAGATTAATTCCCTTGCTTGTAAATAAGTCCGTTAAAATGCTGTTTCGGTCAGAATCATCTTCATTCTGTAGCAAATAGGCAGTTGATCCAGTTACAGCAGCACCAAACCCGTCCATTTGTTGATAGGCAGTATTCGGCTCAATTGCTACAGTAGGGAGAGAAGGGGAGTGCTGATTTGAAAAATACAGGGAATCCTTTTTCTCTAGTAAATCTGCCTGATCACCTGTCGTCTGCCAGACCAATACTTCTGTTTCGTCCACTTTCTTTTGGTTACTCGTCTTGTTAACAGGGTTCATATATGCAAAGATAAGCAGTGCTAGCAGGAGCATAAGCAGCAACAGGAACGTCCATATTTTGTATTTAATCATAAATTTAGTTCCTCCTGAAAAAAGATCCCCACAAAGCTTTTTTGTGGGGATTTTCTTTTCGATTATCTTTTTTATCTTTGTTGTTGTTTGTTATTAGTTTTTAGTATTGTTAGCTTTGTTTAACTGCTTGCTTGTTGATTTAGAAATAGTAACACTGCCTTTTAGACGAATGTCACTGGAAGAGCTGCCCACATAAACAGGCACATTACCTGAAGGAGTAACCCATTCGTTTTTCTTTTCATCATAATAAGAGAAGGCTTTTGCATCCAGTTTAATGGTCACTTTCTTCTCTTTTCCAGGTTTAAGCTCAACCTTACTGAAGCCTGCCAATTGTTTAGGAGCTGTCTCTACATTAGTAGGAAGCTTTCCAGTATAAACTTGGACAACCTCAGAGCCTGTAACATCACCTGTATTTTTTAAGTTTAATGTAACTTCAACTGTTGGTTCAGTAGATTTCTTTGTACCTTTCACCTTTGTTTTTAACTTGTTATACTTGAAATCTGTATAAGACAAGCCATGTCCAAAGGAGAAGGCTGCTTCAATGCCAGATTGCTCATAGCCGCGGTAGCCAACAAAAATATCCTCTGAATACTTAACAGCTTCGTCAATGCCAGGATATTGTTCCTCTGAAGAAACTGGTGTGGAATCTTCATCGACAGGGAATGTGACTGGCAGTTTTCCAGAAGGGTTTACATCGCCGAATAATACGTCAGCAATCGCATTTCCTTGTTCTTGACCTGGATACCATGCTTGCACGATCGACTCGACCTTATTTTTCCAGTCTCCCATTTTAACTGCAATGCCGCTTTCATTGACAACTACGACATTTTTATTTACCTTCGCTACTTCTTTAATTAACTGTTCTTGGTTATTAGGCAGTTCCATGTCCGAACGATCAACATAACCTTCACTATCATATGTTCTTGTTACAATAACAGCTGCATCTGATTTTTTCGCTAAGTCAACAGCATCAGCAATATTTTCGTCAACAATATTGTCTGCAGCTTCCCAGCCAAAGCGTAATTGACCGCCATTATCATTTCCAGACGCTTCTTTGTAGTCCGTTTTATACTCGATTTTTACATCATAATTTTTGTTTGCTTCCAGAGTAACTGTTTTTTCAATTGTATTCAATTGTTCTCCAGCGTTATCAATCACTAGAGTTCCATCAAGATACACTTTGCTTGAACCATAGCTTGTCGTAGAAAGGTTATACTCTCCAGACTTTGGAACATTGATTACACCAGTGTATCTTGCAGACATCATGCCGTTTAAGCTTGTTGGCAGGCTGTCCAATTTTGAAGATTGTGCATTAAAACCTTCATAGTTATAGAAACCAAGATTTAAGTTTACTTGTTTAGCAGTATGCTCATATTCTGGATTTCCTTCCATGTTCTTATTAGACCAGTATTCAGCTTTTAATCCATTTTCATCAGAATCAGCCTCTGGCATTAAGAAAGAAGATGGAACGGCATCAGGACCTGGTAAGATATCTCCAGCACTGATGGAATCTGTACCAGGCGCATATTCAACTTGTACATCTGCTCCTGCACGATTCTTAATACCTTCTAGCGGACTTACTGTATATGTTGGATTAACTAGGGAGCTTCCTCCGCCAGCTGCTGATGCAGTATCAGCATCAGGTCCAATAACAGCAATTGAATCCAGCTTATCTGTATTTAATGGCAAAATGTCCTTCTTATTTTGCAGTAACACCATCGTTTCTGCAGCTATTTGTCGGGCGATTTCGCCATGTGCGGCCACATCGATTGGGTTGTTTTGTGTTGGGTTATCGAATAATCCTTTATCAAATATTTGGTAAAGAATTCGGTATGCACTTTGATTAACTGTTTCTTCACTTACTTTTCCATCCTTCACAGCCTGCAAGAGCTCTTCGCCCCATACTCCAAAAGGCTCACCTGGTGTTTCTAAGTCGAGTCCTGCATTAATTGACTCAGCTGTGCTGACATTAGCTCCGTAGTCACTCATCACGAAACCTTCAAAGTTTAAGCTGTCTCTTAACAAATCAGTCAGTAAATCAGGATTTTCGCATGCATAAACGCCATTTACTTTATTGAAAGAGCACATAACACTTCCTAAATCAGCATTTTCAATGACGCTTGCAAAAGGTCTTGCATAGATTTCATTGATTGCTCGTTCACTAGCTTGAGAGTCGCTTGTAAAGCGGTCCTTTTCTTGATTGTTCAATAAGTAATGCTTGGCTGTTACCAAGACATTATTGCTTTGAATGGCATTTACATAACTAGATGCCATTTGTCCTTGTAAGTATGGATCCTCACCTAAAGATTCAAAGTTTCTTGCCCCGAAAGGATTGCGGGCAATATCTAGCCCAGGGCCAAGCATAACATTATGTGTTGTATTGAATGCTTCATTTCCAATCAAATCACCATATTCTTCTGCTGTCTCCGTATTCCATGTTGCTGCAAGGCCGATTGCGGAAGGCAAAGCAGTTGATTGTTTGTTTTGAATTTCAGGATTGGCAATGCGGACACCTAGAGGCCCATCTGCCATTTGTAAGGCAGGAATACCGTATTTCTCTAATCCTTCGTTATAAAATCCGTAATAGTTGTTAACATTGCCAGTAATAAAGTCTACTTTATCCTCCAATGTCATAGCTTCTACTAAAGTTTGAGTTCTTTCCTCAGCAGAAAGACTCTTGTCCATCCATGAAAACTCTTCTGCAGATGTTTCCAATGGAGGCGCTGCAAGACCGAGCACCATTGTAAATAAGATGCTGGCTTTTGTCAGTTTGCGTTTCCCCTCTGATAATAAAGCCATCATTTCACTCCTTTTTTTATATTGAGTAGGCCTTGTAATATTTGTCTCTAATTAGTTTGGCCTACCGCTTGAACACCTAACATCATAGCGGAGTGAGTCAGAAAGACCATAGAGAGAATGTTGTAATTTTTAAGAGAGGAAAAAGTGAGATTTTGGCTAAGAAAAGGAAGATTGTTGAAGGAACATCATCTGATTCTCCTGCGAAATTTGTAAATAAAGGAATGAGTGACGGTTACAGAGAAAATGACCAAATATCTATTGAAAAAAGTGAATTACATAATTATGACAAACTATTCTGAAATATTAGCAATAGCTTAGACAACAGAATGTAACAATAAAAAATAAGCGTCATTTTAAGAAATATTGGTGTTTAGATTTGTAATATTATTACGGAAAAATGGGAGAGATATAAAAAAGAGAACCAAGGTTAAGATTGTCCCTGGTTCTTTTCTTCCTAGTATTCTTTAAAGTAAATGTAAAAACTAGTTATTATCTCCATTCTGTTGTTGTTTCAACAGGGAGGCGGTATGATTCGAAACCTTCATGTGCTGCTTTACCGATAGTCAGAAGCATAATTGGAATATAGCGGTCTTTCTCAAGGCCGAAGCTTTCAGCAATTTGATCTTTTTCATATCCGCCGATAGGGTTTGTATCATATCCGTAAGCACGTGCCACCAGCATTAATTGCATAGAAACAAGACCAGCATCTAGCATAATAGTATCCTTCATGACTTCCTCGGACATATTTTCATAATATGGTGTAAAAGCATTCAATTGAGCGTCTTTTACTTCTTGAGGCATTAGGCCAAGCTCAACAGCCTTGCTGTAGATTTCCTCCGCATAATCAAAGTTCTTCTTGTCACCGAACACAGCGATAACAGCAGAAGAGCTCAAAACTTTATCTTTGTTAAAGCGTGATAGAGGAGCTAGTTTAGCTTTTCCTTCTTCACTGTCAATAACTACAAAGCGCCATGGCTGCATATTAATAGAAGATGGAGCTTTAGAAGCTTGTGTTAAGATTTCACTCATCTCTTCACGGCTGATTTTAACAGTAGGGTCATACACCTTAATAGAACGGCGTCCGTATACAATCTCATTGAAATCATTTATTTTTTGAAATTTACTCATAGTAAACTGTCTCCTTTATAATTAAAGTTATTTGTTGACGTATCAATATTTGACATATCAACTATTGATACGTCAAATAATAATATATTTTTACGGAAAATGCAAGTCATAAGTTTAGGGAATTCTTTTTTTAGAGATTTTGTCTATATTTTAGTTGGAGGATAGGGGAGTACATTTTTAAACATTCATGCATAGAAAAGGAAGATGGCATTTAACGATGAGAACGGTACAAATTTTCTAAGATAGATTAAAGGTAATAGTTGCACCTAAAAAAGGTGCAATTATTATATTCTTTCATATTGAAAATCCAGCAAGTAACCATCTCATTAATACAAACGCAATAACTCCAGCAACAACTGTCCATAATAAACTGCGAGTCTTAATGGCAATAAGAGCTGTTATAATGGCTGCTGGCAGCTCCTCGTTTAGCATTATCTGTACTTTGTTATCTTCCATAAATAATTCCTGTCCAATTATAGCGGCGAGTATGGCAATAGGCACAAAATGCAGCCAGGTTTGAACGTTATCTGACAGCTTTAATCGGCTGAGTACCATTATAGGCACAACTCTTGGTATAAAGGTTACGATAGCTCCTCCAATTACAATTAAAAGTACAGCAGCGTTTATTTCCATTTGGTCATCACCATCCCGATAGTGGCTGCTAAAATAG
This genomic window contains:
- the argS gene encoding arginine--tRNA ligase, encoding MDIKGEFAEILFEALGGEINKGKLIFMMENPKFANLGDLAFPCFELAKVFRKSPQSIAQELVPKMKASKFEKVEAVGGYLNVFLNKNKVSQAVLEQVLNKKAQYGDLSIGTNKVMTIDFSSPNIAKPFSMGHLRSTVIGNALALISEKCGYRTIRINHLGDWGTQFGKLILAYKLWGNEEEVKQQPIRELLKLYVKFHEEALQSPDLESDARHWFKKLEQADPEAVALWEWFRAESLQEFTKIYELMGIHFDTFDGEAFFNDKMDKVIRKLEELNLLQESDGAQLVPLEGMPPSLIKKRDGATLYATRDLAAAIYRQETYHFDQALYVVGNEQTLHFKQLFALLDKMGNKWQQGMKHVSFGMMLKEGKKMSTRKGKVVLLEEVLKCAISLALEDIKRKNPNLSNKEEIAKQVGTGAVIFHDLKNFRQNDIEFSLEDMLKFEGETGPYVQYSHARAASLLKKGNFKAEAAALGTQEEEAWSIIMTLNAFPETVKKSLEDYDPSQIAKYVVELARAFNKYYGTVRILDDENLKQQRLTLVYAVRMVLKEGLRLLGLKAPEEM
- a CDS encoding glycoside hydrolase family 30 beta sandwich domain-containing protein; translated protein: MIKYKIWTFLLLLMLLLALLIFAYMNPVNKTSNQKKVDETEVLVWQTTGDQADLLEKKDSLYFSNQHSPSLPTVAIEPNTAYQQMDGFGAAVTGSTAYLLQNEDDSDRNSILTDLFTSKGINLSIVRHTIGSSDFSVDVNGNPSSYTYNDTNGEPDYDMNYFSIKKDKDVVGSLQDILTLNKDIQVLGTPWSAPAWMKFGEKTLNGWYLDYTNDKVYKAYADYFVRYVKAYKSNGIDISAVTIQNEPEFTSANYPSMSMGAEEQAKFIGQYLGPAFQANNLETKIIGFDHNWDSAVQYTSALFEDSTAAEYIDGTAFHCYEGTPAAMAQIHENFPSKHIYLTECSSGKWSESFADNFSWQMSNLMIGGPRNWAKAVLMWNIALDENNGPVNGGCSICTGLLTIDKKTGTTTKNAEYYALGHASKFVQPHAVRIYSSNFPGTIETVAYQNPDKSIILLALNPMDKEKSFQIETNGTYFTYSLPPKSAVTFSWQP
- a CDS encoding glycoside hydrolase family 3 C-terminal domain-containing protein, translating into MMALLSEGKRKLTKASILFTMVLGLAAPPLETSAEEFSWMDKSLSAEERTQTLVEAMTLEDKVDFITGNVNNYYGFYNEGLEKYGIPALQMADGPLGVRIANPEIQNKQSTALPSAIGLAATWNTETAEEYGDLIGNEAFNTTHNVMLGPGLDIARNPFGARNFESLGEDPYLQGQMASSYVNAIQSNNVLVTAKHYLLNNQEKDRFTSDSQASERAINEIYARPFASVIENADLGSVMCSFNKVNGVYACENPDLLTDLLRDSLNFEGFVMSDYGANVSTAESINAGLDLETPGEPFGVWGEELLQAVKDGKVSEETVNQSAYRILYQIFDKGLFDNPTQNNPIDVAAHGEIARQIAAETMVLLQNKKDILPLNTDKLDSIAVIGPDADTASAAGGGSSLVNPTYTVSPLEGIKNRAGADVQVEYAPGTDSISAGDILPGPDAVPSSFLMPEADSDENGLKAEYWSNKNMEGNPEYEHTAKQVNLNLGFYNYEGFNAQSSKLDSLPTSLNGMMSARYTGVINVPKSGEYNLSTTSYGSSKVYLDGTLVIDNAGEQLNTIEKTVTLEANKNYDVKIEYKTDYKEASGNDNGGQLRFGWEAADNIVDENIADAVDLAKKSDAAVIVTRTYDSEGYVDRSDMELPNNQEQLIKEVAKVNKNVVVVNESGIAVKMGDWKNKVESIVQAWYPGQEQGNAIADVLFGDVNPSGKLPVTFPVDEDSTPVSSEEQYPGIDEAVKYSEDIFVGYRGYEQSGIEAAFSFGHGLSYTDFKYNKLKTKVKGTKKSTEPTVEVTLNLKNTGDVTGSEVVQVYTGKLPTNVETAPKQLAGFSKVELKPGKEKKVTIKLDAKAFSYYDEKKNEWVTPSGNVPVYVGSSSSDIRLKGSVTISKSTSKQLNKANNTKN
- a CDS encoding nitroreductase family protein encodes the protein MSKFQKINDFNEIVYGRRSIKVYDPTVKISREEMSEILTQASKAPSSINMQPWRFVVIDSEEGKAKLAPLSRFNKDKVLSSSAVIAVFGDKKNFDYAEEIYSKAVELGLMPQEVKDAQLNAFTPYYENMSEEVMKDTIMLDAGLVSMQLMLVARAYGYDTNPIGGYEKDQIAESFGLEKDRYIPIMLLTIGKAAHEGFESYRLPVETTTEWR
- a CDS encoding AzlD domain-containing protein, whose protein sequence is MEINAAVLLIVIGGAIVTFIPRVVPIMVLSRLKLSDNVQTWLHFVPIAILAAIIGQELFMEDNKVQIMLNEELPAAIITALIAIKTRSLLWTVVAGVIAFVLMRWLLAGFSI